The following coding sequences are from one Hippopotamus amphibius kiboko isolate mHipAmp2 chromosome 9, mHipAmp2.hap2, whole genome shotgun sequence window:
- the DGKZ gene encoding diacylglycerol kinase zeta isoform X12 produces the protein MEPRDGSAEAGGSGSESASASSSGSERDAGAEADRAPRRLSKRRFPGLRLFGHRKAITKSGLQHLAPPPPAPGAPCGEPERPIRSTVDWSESATYGEHIWFETNVSGDFCYVGEQYCAAKMLKSVSRRKCAACKIVVHTPCIEQLEKINFRCKPSFRESGSRNVREPTFVRHHWVHRRRQDGKCRHCGKGFQQKFTFHSKEIVAISCSWCKQAYHSKVSCFMLQQIEEPCSLGAHAAVVIPPTWILRARRPQNTLKASKKKKRASFKRKSSKKGPEEGRWRPFIIRPTPSPLMKPLLVFVNPKSGGNQGAKIIQSFLWYLNPRQVFDLSQGGPKEALEMYRRVHNLRILACGGDGTVGWILSTLDQLRLKPPPPVAILPLGTGNDLARTLNWGGGYTDEPVSKILSHVEEGNVVQLDRWDLRAEPNPEAGPEEREDGATARLPLDVFNNYFSLGFDAHVTLEFHESREANPEKFNSRFRNKMFYAGTAFSDFLMGSSKDLAKHIRVVCDGTDLTPKIQELKPQCIVFLNIPRYCAGTMPWGHPGERHDFEPQRHDDGYLEVIGFTMTSLAALQVGGHGERLTQCREVLLTTAKAIPVQVDGEPCKLAASRIRIALRNQATMVQKAKRRSAAPLHSGQQPVPEQLRVQVSRVSMHDYEALHYDKEQLREASVPLGTVVVPGDSDLELCRAHIERLRQEPEDAGARSPTCQKLSPKWCFLDATTASRFYRIDRAQEHLNYVTEIAQDEIYILDPELLGASARPDLPTPTSPLPTSPCSPTPRSLPGDAAAPPGEELIEAAKRNDVCKLQELHRAGGDLARRDERGRTLLHHAVGTGSKEVVRYLLDHAPTEILDAVEENGETCLHQAAALGQRTVCHYLVEAGASLMKTDPQGDTPRQRAEKAQDTELAAYLENRQHYQMIQREDQETAV, from the exons ATGGAGCCGCGGGACGGCAGCGCCGAGGCCGGGGGCAGCGGCTCCGAGTCGGCCTCCGCCTCGTCCAGCGGCTCCGAGCGCGACGCGGGTGCCGAGGCGGACCGGGCGCCGCGGCGTCTGAGCAAGCGGCGCTTCCCGGGGCTGCGGCTCTTCGGGCACAG GAAAGCCATCACCAAGTCGGGCCTCCAGCACCTGGCACCGCCGCCTCCCGCTCCCGGGGCCCCCTGCGGCGAGCCTGAGCGGCCGATCCGGAGCACGGTGGACTGGAGC GAGTCGGCGACGTATGGGGAGCACATCTGGTTCGAGACCAACGTGTCCGGGGACTTCTGCTACGTGGGAGAACAGTACTGCGCGGCCAAGATGCTG AAATCAGTGTCCCGGAGGAAGTGTGCAGCCTGCAAGATTGTGGTGCACACCCCCTGCATCGAGCAGCTGGAGAAG ATAAATTTCCGCTGTAAGCCATCCTTCCGGGAATCAGGCTCCAGGAACGTCCGTGAG CCCACCTTCGTGCGGCACCACTGGGTGCACAGGCGGCGCCAGGACGGCAAGTGTCGGCACTGTGGGAAG GGCTTCCAGCAGAAGTTCACCTTCCACAGCAAGGAGATCGTGGCCATCAGCTGCTCCTGGTGCAAGCAGGCC TACCACAGCAAGGTGTCCTGCTTCATGCTGCAGCAGATCGAGGAGCCGTGCTCCCTGGGAGCCCACGCCGCCGTGGTCATCCCCCCCACCTGGATCCTCCGTGCCCGCAGGCCCCAG AATACCCTTAAGgcaagcaagaagaaaaagagggcaTCCTTCAAGAGGAAGTCTAGCAAGAAAGGGCCTGAG GAGGGCCGCTGGAGACCCTTCATCATCAGGCCCACCCCGTCCCCCCTCATGAAGCCCCTGCTGGTGTTCGTGAACCCCAAGAGCGGGGGCAACCAG GGCGCCAAGATCATCCAGTCCTTCCTCTGGTACCTCAACCCCCGGCAAGTCTTTGACCTGAGCCAGGGAGGGCCCAAGGAGGC ACTAGAGATGTACCGCCGCGTGCACAACCTGCGGATCCTGGCGTGCGGGGGGGACGGCACG GTCGGCTGGATCCTCTCCACCCTGGACCAGCTGCGCTTAAAACCGCCGCCGCCTGTCGCCATCCTGCCTCTGGGCACCGGCAACGACTTGGCCCGCACCCTCAACTGGGGCGGA GGCTACACAGATGAGCCCGTGTCCAAGATCCTGTCCCACGTGGAAGAGGGCAACGTGGTGCAGCTGGACCGCTGGGACCTGCGTGCTGAGCCCAACCCCGAGGCGGGTCCTGAGGAGCGAGAGGACGGCGCCACCGCCCGG CTGCCTCTGGATGTCTTCAACAACTACTTCAGCCTGGGTTTTGACGCCCACGTCACCCTGGAGTTTCACGAGTCTCGAG AGGCCAACCCAGAGAAGTTCAACAGCCGCTTTCGGAATAAGATGTTCTACGCCGGG ACAGCCTTCTCCGACTTCCTGATGGGCAGCTCCAAGGACTTGGCCAAGCACATCCGCGTGGTG TGTGACGGGACTGACCTGACCCCCAAGATTCAGGAGCTGAAGCCCCAGTGCATTGTCTTCCTGAACATCCCCAG GTACTGCGCGGGCACCATGCCCTGGGGCCACCCTGGGGAGCGCCACGACTTTGAGCCCCAGCGGCACGACGACGGCTACCTCGAGGTCATTGGGTTTACCATGACATCCCTG GCAGCCCTGCAGGTCGGCGGGCACGGCGAGCGGCTGACCCAGTGCCGAGAGGTGCTGCTCACCACGGCCAAGGCCATCCCAGTGCAGGTGGACGGCGAGCCCTGCAAGCTCGCGGCCTCCCGCATCCGCATCGCCCTGCGCAACCAGGCCACCATGGTGCAGAAGGCCAAGCGGCGCAGCGCGGCGCCCCTGCACAGCGG CCAGCAGCCGGTGCCCGAGCAGCTGCGGGTGCAGGTGAGCAGGGTCAGCATGCACGACTACGAGGCCCTGCACTACGACAAGGAGCAGCTCAGAGAGGCCT CCGTGCCGCTGGGCACCGTGGTGGTCCCGGGAGACAGCGACCTGGAGCTGTGCCGCGCCCACATCGAGAGGCTCCGGCAG GAGCCCGAAGATGCTGGAGCCAGGTCCCCAACGTGCCAGAAACTGTCCCCCAAGTGGTGCTTCCTGGACG CCACCACTGCCAGCCGCTTCTACAGAATCGACAGGGCCCAG GAACACCTCAACTACGTGACCGAGATCGCACAGGACGAGATTTACATCCTGGACCCGGAGCTGCTGGGGGCGTCTGCCCGGCCTGACCTCCCAACCCCCACGTCCCCTCTGCCCACTTCGCCCTGCTCGCCCACGCCCCG GTCCCTGCCAGGCGATGCTGCCGCCCCCCCAG GTGAAGAGCTGATCGAGGCTGCCAAGAGGAACGACGTCTGTAAG CTCCAAGAGCTGCACCGCGCCGGGGGGGACCTCGCGCGCCGGGACGAGCGCGGCCGCACGCTCCTGCACCACGCCGTCGGCACCGGCAGCAAGGAGGTGGTCCGCTACCTGCTGGACCACG cccccacgGAGATCCTTGACGCTGTGGAGGAAAA CGGGGAGACCTGCCTGCACCAGGCGGCGGCCCTGGGCCAGCGCACCGTCTGCCACTACCTCGTGGAGGCCGGGGCCTCTCTCATGAAGACGGACCCGCAG GGCGACACACCCCGGCAGCGGGCTGAGAAGGCGCAGGACACGGAGCTGGCCGCGTACCTGGAGAACCGGCAGCACTACCAGATGATCCAGCGGGAGGACCAGGAGACGGCTGTGTGA
- the DGKZ gene encoding diacylglycerol kinase zeta isoform X11 — MEPRDGSAEAGGSGSESASASSSGSERDAGAEADRAPRRLSKRRFPGLRLFGHRKAITKSGLQHLAPPPPAPGAPCGEPERPIRSTVDWSESATYGEHIWFETNVSGDFCYVGEQYCAAKMLQKSVSRRKCAACKIVVHTPCIEQLEKINFRCKPSFRESGSRNVREPTFVRHHWVHRRRQDGKCRHCGKGFQQKFTFHSKEIVAISCSWCKQAYHSKVSCFMLQQIEEPCSLGAHAAVVIPPTWILRARRPQNTLKASKKKKRASFKRKSSKKGPEEGRWRPFIIRPTPSPLMKPLLVFVNPKSGGNQGAKIIQSFLWYLNPRQVFDLSQGGPKEALEMYRRVHNLRILACGGDGTVGWILSTLDQLRLKPPPPVAILPLGTGNDLARTLNWGGGYTDEPVSKILSHVEEGNVVQLDRWDLRAEPNPEAGPEEREDGATARLPLDVFNNYFSLGFDAHVTLEFHESREANPEKFNSRFRNKMFYAGTAFSDFLMGSSKDLAKHIRVVCDGTDLTPKIQELKPQCIVFLNIPRYCAGTMPWGHPGERHDFEPQRHDDGYLEVIGFTMTSLAALQVGGHGERLTQCREVLLTTAKAIPVQVDGEPCKLAASRIRIALRNQATMVQKAKRRSAAPLHSGQQPVPEQLRVQVSRVSMHDYEALHYDKEQLREASVPLGTVVVPGDSDLELCRAHIERLRQEPEDAGARSPTCQKLSPKWCFLDATTASRFYRIDRAQEHLNYVTEIAQDEIYILDPELLGASARPDLPTPTSPLPTSPCSPTPRSLPGDAAAPPGEELIEAAKRNDVCKLQELHRAGGDLARRDERGRTLLHHAVGTGSKEVVRYLLDHAPTEILDAVEENGETCLHQAAALGQRTVCHYLVEAGASLMKTDPQGDTPRQRAEKAQDTELAAYLENRQHYQMIQREDQETAV; from the exons ATGGAGCCGCGGGACGGCAGCGCCGAGGCCGGGGGCAGCGGCTCCGAGTCGGCCTCCGCCTCGTCCAGCGGCTCCGAGCGCGACGCGGGTGCCGAGGCGGACCGGGCGCCGCGGCGTCTGAGCAAGCGGCGCTTCCCGGGGCTGCGGCTCTTCGGGCACAG GAAAGCCATCACCAAGTCGGGCCTCCAGCACCTGGCACCGCCGCCTCCCGCTCCCGGGGCCCCCTGCGGCGAGCCTGAGCGGCCGATCCGGAGCACGGTGGACTGGAGC GAGTCGGCGACGTATGGGGAGCACATCTGGTTCGAGACCAACGTGTCCGGGGACTTCTGCTACGTGGGAGAACAGTACTGCGCGGCCAAGATGCTG CAGAAATCAGTGTCCCGGAGGAAGTGTGCAGCCTGCAAGATTGTGGTGCACACCCCCTGCATCGAGCAGCTGGAGAAG ATAAATTTCCGCTGTAAGCCATCCTTCCGGGAATCAGGCTCCAGGAACGTCCGTGAG CCCACCTTCGTGCGGCACCACTGGGTGCACAGGCGGCGCCAGGACGGCAAGTGTCGGCACTGTGGGAAG GGCTTCCAGCAGAAGTTCACCTTCCACAGCAAGGAGATCGTGGCCATCAGCTGCTCCTGGTGCAAGCAGGCC TACCACAGCAAGGTGTCCTGCTTCATGCTGCAGCAGATCGAGGAGCCGTGCTCCCTGGGAGCCCACGCCGCCGTGGTCATCCCCCCCACCTGGATCCTCCGTGCCCGCAGGCCCCAG AATACCCTTAAGgcaagcaagaagaaaaagagggcaTCCTTCAAGAGGAAGTCTAGCAAGAAAGGGCCTGAG GAGGGCCGCTGGAGACCCTTCATCATCAGGCCCACCCCGTCCCCCCTCATGAAGCCCCTGCTGGTGTTCGTGAACCCCAAGAGCGGGGGCAACCAG GGCGCCAAGATCATCCAGTCCTTCCTCTGGTACCTCAACCCCCGGCAAGTCTTTGACCTGAGCCAGGGAGGGCCCAAGGAGGC ACTAGAGATGTACCGCCGCGTGCACAACCTGCGGATCCTGGCGTGCGGGGGGGACGGCACG GTCGGCTGGATCCTCTCCACCCTGGACCAGCTGCGCTTAAAACCGCCGCCGCCTGTCGCCATCCTGCCTCTGGGCACCGGCAACGACTTGGCCCGCACCCTCAACTGGGGCGGA GGCTACACAGATGAGCCCGTGTCCAAGATCCTGTCCCACGTGGAAGAGGGCAACGTGGTGCAGCTGGACCGCTGGGACCTGCGTGCTGAGCCCAACCCCGAGGCGGGTCCTGAGGAGCGAGAGGACGGCGCCACCGCCCGG CTGCCTCTGGATGTCTTCAACAACTACTTCAGCCTGGGTTTTGACGCCCACGTCACCCTGGAGTTTCACGAGTCTCGAG AGGCCAACCCAGAGAAGTTCAACAGCCGCTTTCGGAATAAGATGTTCTACGCCGGG ACAGCCTTCTCCGACTTCCTGATGGGCAGCTCCAAGGACTTGGCCAAGCACATCCGCGTGGTG TGTGACGGGACTGACCTGACCCCCAAGATTCAGGAGCTGAAGCCCCAGTGCATTGTCTTCCTGAACATCCCCAG GTACTGCGCGGGCACCATGCCCTGGGGCCACCCTGGGGAGCGCCACGACTTTGAGCCCCAGCGGCACGACGACGGCTACCTCGAGGTCATTGGGTTTACCATGACATCCCTG GCAGCCCTGCAGGTCGGCGGGCACGGCGAGCGGCTGACCCAGTGCCGAGAGGTGCTGCTCACCACGGCCAAGGCCATCCCAGTGCAGGTGGACGGCGAGCCCTGCAAGCTCGCGGCCTCCCGCATCCGCATCGCCCTGCGCAACCAGGCCACCATGGTGCAGAAGGCCAAGCGGCGCAGCGCGGCGCCCCTGCACAGCGG CCAGCAGCCGGTGCCCGAGCAGCTGCGGGTGCAGGTGAGCAGGGTCAGCATGCACGACTACGAGGCCCTGCACTACGACAAGGAGCAGCTCAGAGAGGCCT CCGTGCCGCTGGGCACCGTGGTGGTCCCGGGAGACAGCGACCTGGAGCTGTGCCGCGCCCACATCGAGAGGCTCCGGCAG GAGCCCGAAGATGCTGGAGCCAGGTCCCCAACGTGCCAGAAACTGTCCCCCAAGTGGTGCTTCCTGGACG CCACCACTGCCAGCCGCTTCTACAGAATCGACAGGGCCCAG GAACACCTCAACTACGTGACCGAGATCGCACAGGACGAGATTTACATCCTGGACCCGGAGCTGCTGGGGGCGTCTGCCCGGCCTGACCTCCCAACCCCCACGTCCCCTCTGCCCACTTCGCCCTGCTCGCCCACGCCCCG GTCCCTGCCAGGCGATGCTGCCGCCCCCCCAG GTGAAGAGCTGATCGAGGCTGCCAAGAGGAACGACGTCTGTAAG CTCCAAGAGCTGCACCGCGCCGGGGGGGACCTCGCGCGCCGGGACGAGCGCGGCCGCACGCTCCTGCACCACGCCGTCGGCACCGGCAGCAAGGAGGTGGTCCGCTACCTGCTGGACCACG cccccacgGAGATCCTTGACGCTGTGGAGGAAAA CGGGGAGACCTGCCTGCACCAGGCGGCGGCCCTGGGCCAGCGCACCGTCTGCCACTACCTCGTGGAGGCCGGGGCCTCTCTCATGAAGACGGACCCGCAG GGCGACACACCCCGGCAGCGGGCTGAGAAGGCGCAGGACACGGAGCTGGCCGCGTACCTGGAGAACCGGCAGCACTACCAGATGATCCAGCGGGAGGACCAGGAGACGGCTGTGTGA
- the DGKZ gene encoding diacylglycerol kinase zeta isoform X8 produces MEPRDGSAEAGGSGSESASASSSGSERDAGAEADRAPRRLSKRRFPGLRLFGHRKAITKSGLQHLAPPPPAPGAPCGEPERPIRSTVDWSESATYGEHIWFETNVSGDFCYVGEQYCAAKMLQKSVSRRKCAACKIVVHTPCIEQLEKINFRCKPSFRESGSRNVREPTFVRHHWVHRRRQDGKCRHCGKGFQQKFTFHSKEIVAISCSWCKQAYHSKVSCFMLQQIEEPCSLGAHAAVVIPPTWILRARRPQNTLKASKKKKRASFKRKSSKKGPEEGRWRPFIIRPTPSPLMKPLLVFVNPKSGGNQGAKIIQSFLWYLNPRQVFDLSQGGPKEALEMYRRVHNLRILACGGDGTVGWILSTLDQLRLKPPPPVAILPLGTGNDLARTLNWGGGYTDEPVSKILSHVEEGNVVQLDRWDLRAEPNPEAGPEEREDGATARLPLDVFNNYFSLGFDAHVTLEFHESREANPEKFNSRFRNKMFYAGTAFSDFLMGSSKDLAKHIRVVCDGTDLTPKIQELKPQCIVFLNIPRYCAGTMPWGHPGERHDFEPQRHDDGYLEVIGFTMTSLAALQVGGHGERLTQCREVLLTTAKAIPVQVDGEPCKLAASRIRIALRNQATMVQKAKRRSAAPLHSGQQPVPEQLRVQVSRVSMHDYEALHYDKEQLREASVPLGTVVVPGDSDLELCRAHIERLRQVRRGSGASPRWPPVLVAPSPGLCFSRQEPEDAGARSPTCQKLSPKWCFLDATTASRFYRIDRAQEHLNYVTEIAQDEIYILDPELLGASARPDLPTPTSPLPTSPCSPTPRSLPGDAAAPPVHHTYGHALPRAQAAAPERDREVFCAGEELIEAAKRNDVCKLQELHRAGGDLARRDERGRTLLHHAVGTGSKEVVRYLLDHAPTEILDAVEENGETCLHQAAALGQRTVCHYLVEAGASLMKTDPQGDTPRQRAEKAQDTELAAYLENRQHYQMIQREDQETAV; encoded by the exons ATGGAGCCGCGGGACGGCAGCGCCGAGGCCGGGGGCAGCGGCTCCGAGTCGGCCTCCGCCTCGTCCAGCGGCTCCGAGCGCGACGCGGGTGCCGAGGCGGACCGGGCGCCGCGGCGTCTGAGCAAGCGGCGCTTCCCGGGGCTGCGGCTCTTCGGGCACAG GAAAGCCATCACCAAGTCGGGCCTCCAGCACCTGGCACCGCCGCCTCCCGCTCCCGGGGCCCCCTGCGGCGAGCCTGAGCGGCCGATCCGGAGCACGGTGGACTGGAGC GAGTCGGCGACGTATGGGGAGCACATCTGGTTCGAGACCAACGTGTCCGGGGACTTCTGCTACGTGGGAGAACAGTACTGCGCGGCCAAGATGCTG CAGAAATCAGTGTCCCGGAGGAAGTGTGCAGCCTGCAAGATTGTGGTGCACACCCCCTGCATCGAGCAGCTGGAGAAG ATAAATTTCCGCTGTAAGCCATCCTTCCGGGAATCAGGCTCCAGGAACGTCCGTGAG CCCACCTTCGTGCGGCACCACTGGGTGCACAGGCGGCGCCAGGACGGCAAGTGTCGGCACTGTGGGAAG GGCTTCCAGCAGAAGTTCACCTTCCACAGCAAGGAGATCGTGGCCATCAGCTGCTCCTGGTGCAAGCAGGCC TACCACAGCAAGGTGTCCTGCTTCATGCTGCAGCAGATCGAGGAGCCGTGCTCCCTGGGAGCCCACGCCGCCGTGGTCATCCCCCCCACCTGGATCCTCCGTGCCCGCAGGCCCCAG AATACCCTTAAGgcaagcaagaagaaaaagagggcaTCCTTCAAGAGGAAGTCTAGCAAGAAAGGGCCTGAG GAGGGCCGCTGGAGACCCTTCATCATCAGGCCCACCCCGTCCCCCCTCATGAAGCCCCTGCTGGTGTTCGTGAACCCCAAGAGCGGGGGCAACCAG GGCGCCAAGATCATCCAGTCCTTCCTCTGGTACCTCAACCCCCGGCAAGTCTTTGACCTGAGCCAGGGAGGGCCCAAGGAGGC ACTAGAGATGTACCGCCGCGTGCACAACCTGCGGATCCTGGCGTGCGGGGGGGACGGCACG GTCGGCTGGATCCTCTCCACCCTGGACCAGCTGCGCTTAAAACCGCCGCCGCCTGTCGCCATCCTGCCTCTGGGCACCGGCAACGACTTGGCCCGCACCCTCAACTGGGGCGGA GGCTACACAGATGAGCCCGTGTCCAAGATCCTGTCCCACGTGGAAGAGGGCAACGTGGTGCAGCTGGACCGCTGGGACCTGCGTGCTGAGCCCAACCCCGAGGCGGGTCCTGAGGAGCGAGAGGACGGCGCCACCGCCCGG CTGCCTCTGGATGTCTTCAACAACTACTTCAGCCTGGGTTTTGACGCCCACGTCACCCTGGAGTTTCACGAGTCTCGAG AGGCCAACCCAGAGAAGTTCAACAGCCGCTTTCGGAATAAGATGTTCTACGCCGGG ACAGCCTTCTCCGACTTCCTGATGGGCAGCTCCAAGGACTTGGCCAAGCACATCCGCGTGGTG TGTGACGGGACTGACCTGACCCCCAAGATTCAGGAGCTGAAGCCCCAGTGCATTGTCTTCCTGAACATCCCCAG GTACTGCGCGGGCACCATGCCCTGGGGCCACCCTGGGGAGCGCCACGACTTTGAGCCCCAGCGGCACGACGACGGCTACCTCGAGGTCATTGGGTTTACCATGACATCCCTG GCAGCCCTGCAGGTCGGCGGGCACGGCGAGCGGCTGACCCAGTGCCGAGAGGTGCTGCTCACCACGGCCAAGGCCATCCCAGTGCAGGTGGACGGCGAGCCCTGCAAGCTCGCGGCCTCCCGCATCCGCATCGCCCTGCGCAACCAGGCCACCATGGTGCAGAAGGCCAAGCGGCGCAGCGCGGCGCCCCTGCACAGCGG CCAGCAGCCGGTGCCCGAGCAGCTGCGGGTGCAGGTGAGCAGGGTCAGCATGCACGACTACGAGGCCCTGCACTACGACAAGGAGCAGCTCAGAGAGGCCT CCGTGCCGCTGGGCACCGTGGTGGTCCCGGGAGACAGCGACCTGGAGCTGTGCCGCGCCCACATCGAGAGGCTCCGGCAGGTGAGGCGCGGGTCCGGGGCCTCCCCCCGCTGGCCCCCGGTTCTGGTcgcccccagccccggcctcTGCTTCTCTCGACAGGAGCCCGAAGATGCTGGAGCCAGGTCCCCAACGTGCCAGAAACTGTCCCCCAAGTGGTGCTTCCTGGACG CCACCACTGCCAGCCGCTTCTACAGAATCGACAGGGCCCAG GAACACCTCAACTACGTGACCGAGATCGCACAGGACGAGATTTACATCCTGGACCCGGAGCTGCTGGGGGCGTCTGCCCGGCCTGACCTCCCAACCCCCACGTCCCCTCTGCCCACTTCGCCCTGCTCGCCCACGCCCCG GTCCCTGCCAGGCGATGCTGCCGCCCCCCCAG TGCATCACACGTACGGTCACGCGCTGCCCCGAGCCCAGGCTGCGGCGCCGGAACGTGACAGGGAGGTGTTCTGTGCAGGTGAAGAGCTGATCGAGGCTGCCAAGAGGAACGACGTCTGTAAG CTCCAAGAGCTGCACCGCGCCGGGGGGGACCTCGCGCGCCGGGACGAGCGCGGCCGCACGCTCCTGCACCACGCCGTCGGCACCGGCAGCAAGGAGGTGGTCCGCTACCTGCTGGACCACG cccccacgGAGATCCTTGACGCTGTGGAGGAAAA CGGGGAGACCTGCCTGCACCAGGCGGCGGCCCTGGGCCAGCGCACCGTCTGCCACTACCTCGTGGAGGCCGGGGCCTCTCTCATGAAGACGGACCCGCAG GGCGACACACCCCGGCAGCGGGCTGAGAAGGCGCAGGACACGGAGCTGGCCGCGTACCTGGAGAACCGGCAGCACTACCAGATGATCCAGCGGGAGGACCAGGAGACGGCTGTGTGA